The Natronomonas salsuginis genomic sequence CGGGACATCCGTTTGAAACAGTGGTACTTCCGACCGGCTTCGCGTTGCCCGCCCTCCCGTATCTCGCGGCGCTCGTCGTCGGGATGGCCGTCGCCCTCGCGGCGGTGAAGCGTCGCAGACCGCCGGTCACCGCCGCGACGGTGACCGCGCTCGCCCCATGGATGGCCGGCGGCGGCGCGCTGTATGCGCTGTATCAGGCCGGTGTCCCGCCGAAATCGATCGCTCCGCTGTTCGGCTCGCCGGCGGTCTACGTGACGACGGGCGTACTCGCCGCACTCGTTTGGGCCGCCGTCGCCGATCGACCGGCCGACACGTGGGAGTCGACAGGAGCGCCGTTCGTGCTGGCCGGCAGCGGCGGCCTCGTGCTGCTCGCCGCCGTCGCCATCGCTGCCACCCGGCCGACCCCGAACGCGGTGGGCGCGAGCCCCTTCGTCTCGGTCGCGATTTTGCTCGTCTCGATCGGCGTCGCTGCCGCCGTCTGGACCGGCGTCCGACGCCGCTACGACGTGCATGCGACGGGAACCGTCGGGGCGTTGGCCGTCTTCGCGCACACGCTCGACGGCGTCTCGACGGCCGTCGGCTACGATCTGCTCGGCTTCGGCGAACAGACCCCGCTGTCGCGGATCATCATCGAAGCCAGCGCGGCGTTACCGACGGCCGAGCTGATCGGCGCGGGCTGGCTGTTCGCGCTCGTGAAGATGGGGCTCGGCGCGCTCATCGTCGTCCTCTTTGAGGAGTACGTTCGCGCCGAGCCGGCGGAGGGGTATCTCCTCCTCGGGCTCGTCACCGCAGTCGGACTCGGCCCCGGCGCACACAACCTGCTCCTGTTCGCGATCGCCTAGGCGAAAGACAGAAGCGATCGGGGGGAGTCGGTACACG encodes the following:
- a CDS encoding DUF63 family protein — its product is MVLPTGFALPALPYLAALVVGMAVALAAVKRRRPPVTAATVTALAPWMAGGGALYALYQAGVPPKSIAPLFGSPAVYVTTGVLAALVWAAVADRPADTWESTGAPFVLAGSGGLVLLAAVAIAATRPTPNAVGASPFVSVAILLVSIGVAAAVWTGVRRRYDVHATGTVGALAVFAHTLDGVSTAVGYDLLGFGEQTPLSRIIIEASAALPTAELIGAGWLFALVKMGLGALIVVLFEEYVRAEPAEGYLLLGLVTAVGLGPGAHNLLLFAIA